Proteins co-encoded in one Balearica regulorum gibbericeps isolate bBalReg1 chromosome 24, bBalReg1.pri, whole genome shotgun sequence genomic window:
- the WNK4 gene encoding serine/threonine-protein kinase WNK4 isoform X1, whose product MLAAEPAAGAMSQSEAERAGGGSVPEPEPGLPGRAPHRNRSRRPSGRDSRRASSRFNRRSSAELELLGYPAPGGGRGESPPLLSAAGRREPEETESEEVETSAVATSPDGRFLKFDIEIGRGSFKTVYKGLDTETTVEVAWCELQTRKLSKTERQRFSEEVEMLKGLQHPNIVRFYDSWKSSIKGQMCIVLVTELMTSGTLKTYLKRFKEMKLKVLQRWSRQILKGLHFLHTRSPPIIHRDLKCDNIFITGPTGSVKIGDLGLATLKRASFAKSVIGTPEFMAPEMYEEKYDEAVDVYAFGMCMLEMATSEYPYSECQNAAQIYRKVTSGLKPSSFYKVKVPELKEIIEGCIRMDKNERYTIQDLLEHSFFQEDTGVHVELAEEDDGVKSGLKLWLRMDDTKKLHGKYKDNNAIEFLFELYKDVAEEVAQEMVVLGFVCEADYKLVAKAVRDRVVAIKRKREKLKRAQGVLSPAEPEQPPGVLQLLEELKSPLSPGTPAPAPATPGSGDSVFSSSFPPEPEEPEADQHFAYRHTSYSSATSDCETDGYLSSSGFLDSPDLAHRSFSAGDPASPPPTRPARCFPTSIAVQLPTERLPPASGFSSPVDSYTSDVASGMSDGCEGLSASERSAKLPPKRTSGKLLRRRARSRLRITNISDKNDRVVECQLQTYNNKMVTFKFDLDGDNPEEIAAVMVHNEFILKSERDGFVHRIRDIIHRVETLLRKDGHGATELPESPEAERGVGSPADLQLQELSRFISSSSSLSDLGCTSPSLSVQSPVLPSLSSSLSENDLASPTEPPAAPAGELRLTLPGSPAGSVQTWPPVSTAPSWLTASPAFPQTPPSTPGGPVPLAVPQALMSPLPLPVSPVPSEPSSPLNPPVTSTPWSPTAPFLSLANVFSLAVMSVAHTLLPAVSSIASSGGHLYPPLLPRPQSLVLGPPRFVYPDPASMAKPAPACGGTLESAGADVPAAGGAVPVPSLAPAPPCPTGSEATGSPLPSLSTSTPGSPEGGTVLPGSPRPSHPLIVSESPAPGTPKARLSPITEEAKPQILGRFQVTPTKDPSVTSPVSGSSEGEQRDAEPVASGSPLPVAQDAGDSSSSDSDSALELVEQDPEAKEALAEGTVPPAESDREGPGEEGAESAPQAVLSQVWLNYSRSLSYLSSDDTESEDEEIWEELQHLRQKHLAEVQLLQSAQKKEIEELYLRMGKQPPLGIVSPAAMLSSRQRRLSKGSFNPSRRNSLQRLELAQPSAAIMRRNSLSGSSTGSQEQRLSKGVTFADDFGRMPAGQE is encoded by the exons ATGCTGGCGGCCGAGCCCGCCGCCGGAGCCATGTCCCAGTCCGAGGCGGAGCGGGCGGGCGGTGGCTCCGtgccggagccggagccggggcTCCCCGGGCGGGCCCCGCACCGCAACCGCAGCCGGCGGCCCTCGGGACGTGACTCCCGCCGCGCCTCCTCCCGCTTCAACCGGCGGAGCTCGGccgagctggagctgctgggttACCCGGCAccgggcggggggcgcggggagTCGCCGCCGCTGCTGAGCGCTGCCGGTCGCCGGGAACCGGAGGAGACGGAGAGCGAGGAGGTGGAGACGAGCGCGGTCGCCACTTCCCCCGACGGCCGGTTCCTCAAGTTCGACATCGAGATCGGCCGCGGCTCCTTCAAGACCGTCTACAAGGGGCTGGACACGGAGACCACCGTGGAGGTGGCCTGGTGCGAGCTGCAG ACGCGGAAGCTGTCGAAGACGGAGCGGCAGCGGTTCAGTGAGGAGGTGGAGATGCTGAAGGGACTGCAGCATCCCAACATTGTCCGCTTCTACGACTCCTGGAAGTCGTCTATCAAAGGCCAGATGTGCATCGTGCTGGTCACAGAGCTCATGACATCCGGCACCCTGAAAAC CTATCTGAAGCGGTTCAAGGAGATGAAGCTGAAGGTGCTGCAGCGCTGGAGCCGGCAGATCCTCAAGGGGTTGCATTTCCTGCACACCCGCTCACCCCCCATCATCCACCGCGACCTCAAGTGCGACAACATCTTCATCACGGGCCCCACCGGCTCGGTCAAGATTGGGGACCTGGGCTTGGCCACGCTCAAGCGAGCCTCCTTTGCCAAGAGCGTCATAG GCACCCCCGAGTTCATGGCGCCAGAGATGTACGAGGAGAAATACGACGAGGCGGTGGACGTCTACGCCTTCGGGATGTGTATGCTGGAGATGGCCACCTCAGAGTACCCCTACTCCGAGTGCCAGAACGCCGCCCAGATCTACCGCAAGGTCACCTCG GGCCTGAAGCCCAGCAGCTTCTACAAGGTGAAGGTTCCGGAGCTGAAGGAAATCATCGAGGGCTGCATCCGCATGGACAAGAACGAGAG GTACACCATCCAGGACCTGCTGGAACACTCCTTCTTCCAAGAGGACACGGGGGTGCACGTGGAGCTGGCCGAGGAGGATGACGGCGTCAAGTCTGGGCTCAAGCTCTGGCTGCGCATGGACGACACGAAGAAGCTGCACGGCAAGTACAAGGACAACAACGCCATCGAATTCCTGTTCGAGCTCTACAAGGACGTGGCGGAGGAGGTGGCCCAGGAGATG GTGGTCCTGGGCTTTGTCTGCGAGGCCGACTACAAGCTGGTGGCCAAGGCGGTGCGGGACCGTGTGGTCGCCATCAAGCGCAAACGGGAGAAGCTGAAGCGCGCCCAGGGCGTCCTGTCACCTGCGGAGCCGGAGCAGCCGCCGGgtgtcctgcagctgctggaggagctcaAGTCCCCGCTGTCACCCGGTACCCCCGCACCTGCCCCGGCCACCCCCGGCTCTGGGGACTCcgtcttcagcagcagcttccccCCGGAGCCCGAGGAGCCGGAGGCCGACCAGCACTTTGCCTACCGGCACACCAGCTACTCCTCAGCCACCT CTGACTGCGAGACGGATGGCTACCTGAGCTCCTCTGGCTTCCTGGACTCCCCAGACCTGGCCCATCGCAGCTTCTCGGCGGGGGACCCCGCCAGCCCGCCACCCACCCGCCCTGCGCGCTGCTTCCCCACG AGCATCGCGGTGCAGCTGCCCACCGAGCGCCTCCCCCCTGCCAGCGGCTTCTCCTCCCCGGTGGACAG CTACACCTCGGACGTGGCGTCTGGCATGAGCGACGGCTGCGAGGGGCTGTCGGCCAGCGAGCGGAGCGCCAAGCTGCCGCCCAAGCGGACCTCGGGGAAGCTGCTGCGGCGCCGAGCCCGGTCCAGGCTGCGCATCACCAAC ATCTCCGACAAGAACGACCGGGTGGTGGAGTGCCAGCTGCAGACCTACAACAACAAGATGGTGACCTTCAAGTTTGACCTGGATGGGGACAACCCAGAGGAAATCGCGGCTGTCATG gtCCACAACGAGTTCATCCTCAAGTCGGAACGGGATGGCTTCGTCCACCGCATCCGGGACATTATCCATCGCGTGGAGACCCTGCTCCGCAAGGACGGGCATGGTGCCACTGAGCTGCCCGAGAGCCCCGAGGCCGAGCGTGGTGTGGGCAGCCCT GCGgacctgcagctgcaggagctctCACGCTTCATCTCCTCCTCGTCCTCGCTCAGCG ACCTGGGCTGCACCAGTCCCAGCCTCTCGGTCCAGTCCCCCGTCCTGCCGTCGCTGAGCAGCTCCCTGTCAGAGAACGACCTCGCCAGCCCCACGGAGCCGCCGGCAGCCCCAGCCGGTGAGCTGCGGCTGACACTGCCAGGCTCCCCCGCAG GCTCTGTGCAGACCTGGCCCCCCGTCTCGACGGCTCCCTCCTGGCTGACGGCATCGCCAGCGTTCCCACAGACCCCCCCAAGCACCCCGGGGGGGCCCGTCCCACTGGCTGTGCCCCAAGCCCTCATGTCCCCGCTGCCACTCCCcgtgtcccctgtccccagtgAGCCCAGCAGCCCCCTGAACCCCCCCGTGACCAGCACGCCCTGGTCCCCCACGGCCCCCTTCCTGTCCCTGGCCAACGTCTTCTCCCTGGCAGTGATGAGCGTGGCCCACACGCTGCTGCCCGCCGTCTCCTCCATCGCCAGCTCGGGTGGGCACCTCTACCCCCCGCTGCTGCCGCGGCCGCAGAGCCTCGTCCTGGGGCCCCCGCGCTTCGTCTACCCTGACCCTGCCAGCATGGCCAAGCCAGCCCCGGCCTGCGGTGGGACCCTGGAGTCAGCGGGGGCTGATGTCCCCGCCGCTGGGGGGGCCGTGCCAGTCCCTTCCCTGGCACCGGCCCCACCGTGCCCCACAGGCAGCGAGGCCACGGGGAGTCCCCTGCCATCGCTGAGCACCTCCACGCCGGGGAGCCCGGAGGGCGGCACG GTGCTGCCCGGCTCCCCCAGGCCCAGCCACCCGCTCATCGTCTCGGAGTCGCCTGCCCCTGGCACACCCAAGGCCCGGCTCTCGCCCATCACAGAAG AAGCCAAGCCCCAGATCCTGGGCCGGTTCCAGGTGACGCCGACCAAAGACCCATCGGTGACCTCCCCAGTGTCAGGCAGCAGCGAGGGCGAGCAGCGTGACGCAGAGCCAGTAGCAAGTGGCTCCCCCCTGCCCGTGGCCCAGGATGCAGGGGACAGCTCAAGCAGCGACTCAGACTCGGctctggagctggtggagcaggACCCCGAGGCCAAGGAGGCGCTGGCCGAGGGCACGGTGCCACCGGCGGAGAGCGACCGGGAAGGCCCTGGGGAGGAGGGCGCGGAGAGCGCGCCACAGGCGGTGCTGAGCCAAGTGTGGCTGAACTACTCCCGCAGCTTGTCCTACCTGAGCAGCGACGACACCGAGAGTGAGGACGAGGAGATCtgggaggagctgcagcacctGCGCCAGAA GCACCTGGCCGAggtgcagctgctgcagagtgCCCAGAAGAAGGAGATCGAGGAGCTGTACCTGCGGATGGGGAAGCAGCCGCCGCTGGGCATCGTCTCCCCCGCCGCCATGCTCTCCAGCCGCCAGCGCCGCCTCTCCAAAGGCAGCTTCAACCCGTCCCGCCGCAACAGCCTGCAGCGCCTGGAGCTGGCGCAGCCCTCAG CAGCCATCATGCGCCGTAACTCGCTGAGCGGCAGCAGCACGGGCTCGCAGGAGCAGCGGCTGAGCAAGGGGGTGACCTTCGCCGACGACTTTGGCCGGATG CCGGCTGGCCAGGAGTGA
- the WNK4 gene encoding serine/threonine-protein kinase WNK4 isoform X6 produces MLAAEPAAGAMSQSEAERAGGGSVPEPEPGLPGRAPHRNRSRRPSGRDSRRASSRFNRRSSAELELLGYPAPGGGRGESPPLLSAAGRREPEETESEEVETSAVATSPDGRFLKFDIEIGRGSFKTVYKGLDTETTVEVAWCELQTRKLSKTERQRFSEEVEMLKGLQHPNIVRFYDSWKSSIKGQMCIVLVTELMTSGTLKTYLKRFKEMKLKVLQRWSRQILKGLHFLHTRSPPIIHRDLKCDNIFITGPTGSVKIGDLGLATLKRASFAKSVIGTPEFMAPEMYEEKYDEAVDVYAFGMCMLEMATSEYPYSECQNAAQIYRKVTSGLKPSSFYKVKVPELKEIIEGCIRMDKNERYTIQDLLEHSFFQEDTGVHVELAEEDDGVKSGLKLWLRMDDTKKLHGKYKDNNAIEFLFELYKDVAEEVAQEMVVLGFVCEADYKLVAKAVRDRVVAIKRKREKLKRAQGVLSPAEPEQPPGVLQLLEELKSPLSPGTPAPAPATPGSGDSVFSSSFPPEPEEPEADQHFAYRHTSYSSATSDCETDGYLSSSGFLDSPDLAHRSFSAGDPASPPPTRPARCFPTSIAVQLPTERLPPASGFSSPVDSYTSDVASGMSDGCEGLSASERSAKLPPKRTSGKLLRRRARSRLRITNISDKNDRVVECQLQTYNNKMVTFKFDLDGDNPEEIAAVMVHNEFILKSERDGFVHRIRDIIHRVETLLRKDGHGATELPESPEAERGVGSPADLQLQELSRFISSSSSLSDLGCTSPSLSVQSPVLPSLSSSLSENDLASPTEPPAAPAGSVQTWPPVSTAPSWLTASPAFPQTPPSTPGGPVPLAVPQALMSPLPLPVSPVPSEPSSPLNPPVTSTPWSPTAPFLSLANVFSLAVMSVAHTLLPAVSSIASSGGHLYPPLLPRPQSLVLGPPRFVYPDPASMAKPAPACGGTLESAGADVPAAGGAVPVPSLAPAPPCPTGSEATGSPLPSLSTSTPGSPEGGTVLPGSPRPSHPLIVSESPAPGTPKARLSPITEEAKPQILGRFQVTPTKDPSVTSPVSGSSEGEQRDAEPVASGSPLPVAQDAGDSSSSDSDSALELVEQDPEAKEALAEGTVPPAESDREGPGEEGAESAPQAVLSQVWLNYSRSLSYLSSDDTESEDEEIWEELQHLRQKHLAEVQLLQSAQKKEIEELYLRMGKQPPLGIVSPAAMLSSRQRRLSKGSFNPSRRNSLQRLELAQPSAIMRRNSLSGSSTGSQEQRLSKGVTFADDFGRM; encoded by the exons ATGCTGGCGGCCGAGCCCGCCGCCGGAGCCATGTCCCAGTCCGAGGCGGAGCGGGCGGGCGGTGGCTCCGtgccggagccggagccggggcTCCCCGGGCGGGCCCCGCACCGCAACCGCAGCCGGCGGCCCTCGGGACGTGACTCCCGCCGCGCCTCCTCCCGCTTCAACCGGCGGAGCTCGGccgagctggagctgctgggttACCCGGCAccgggcggggggcgcggggagTCGCCGCCGCTGCTGAGCGCTGCCGGTCGCCGGGAACCGGAGGAGACGGAGAGCGAGGAGGTGGAGACGAGCGCGGTCGCCACTTCCCCCGACGGCCGGTTCCTCAAGTTCGACATCGAGATCGGCCGCGGCTCCTTCAAGACCGTCTACAAGGGGCTGGACACGGAGACCACCGTGGAGGTGGCCTGGTGCGAGCTGCAG ACGCGGAAGCTGTCGAAGACGGAGCGGCAGCGGTTCAGTGAGGAGGTGGAGATGCTGAAGGGACTGCAGCATCCCAACATTGTCCGCTTCTACGACTCCTGGAAGTCGTCTATCAAAGGCCAGATGTGCATCGTGCTGGTCACAGAGCTCATGACATCCGGCACCCTGAAAAC CTATCTGAAGCGGTTCAAGGAGATGAAGCTGAAGGTGCTGCAGCGCTGGAGCCGGCAGATCCTCAAGGGGTTGCATTTCCTGCACACCCGCTCACCCCCCATCATCCACCGCGACCTCAAGTGCGACAACATCTTCATCACGGGCCCCACCGGCTCGGTCAAGATTGGGGACCTGGGCTTGGCCACGCTCAAGCGAGCCTCCTTTGCCAAGAGCGTCATAG GCACCCCCGAGTTCATGGCGCCAGAGATGTACGAGGAGAAATACGACGAGGCGGTGGACGTCTACGCCTTCGGGATGTGTATGCTGGAGATGGCCACCTCAGAGTACCCCTACTCCGAGTGCCAGAACGCCGCCCAGATCTACCGCAAGGTCACCTCG GGCCTGAAGCCCAGCAGCTTCTACAAGGTGAAGGTTCCGGAGCTGAAGGAAATCATCGAGGGCTGCATCCGCATGGACAAGAACGAGAG GTACACCATCCAGGACCTGCTGGAACACTCCTTCTTCCAAGAGGACACGGGGGTGCACGTGGAGCTGGCCGAGGAGGATGACGGCGTCAAGTCTGGGCTCAAGCTCTGGCTGCGCATGGACGACACGAAGAAGCTGCACGGCAAGTACAAGGACAACAACGCCATCGAATTCCTGTTCGAGCTCTACAAGGACGTGGCGGAGGAGGTGGCCCAGGAGATG GTGGTCCTGGGCTTTGTCTGCGAGGCCGACTACAAGCTGGTGGCCAAGGCGGTGCGGGACCGTGTGGTCGCCATCAAGCGCAAACGGGAGAAGCTGAAGCGCGCCCAGGGCGTCCTGTCACCTGCGGAGCCGGAGCAGCCGCCGGgtgtcctgcagctgctggaggagctcaAGTCCCCGCTGTCACCCGGTACCCCCGCACCTGCCCCGGCCACCCCCGGCTCTGGGGACTCcgtcttcagcagcagcttccccCCGGAGCCCGAGGAGCCGGAGGCCGACCAGCACTTTGCCTACCGGCACACCAGCTACTCCTCAGCCACCT CTGACTGCGAGACGGATGGCTACCTGAGCTCCTCTGGCTTCCTGGACTCCCCAGACCTGGCCCATCGCAGCTTCTCGGCGGGGGACCCCGCCAGCCCGCCACCCACCCGCCCTGCGCGCTGCTTCCCCACG AGCATCGCGGTGCAGCTGCCCACCGAGCGCCTCCCCCCTGCCAGCGGCTTCTCCTCCCCGGTGGACAG CTACACCTCGGACGTGGCGTCTGGCATGAGCGACGGCTGCGAGGGGCTGTCGGCCAGCGAGCGGAGCGCCAAGCTGCCGCCCAAGCGGACCTCGGGGAAGCTGCTGCGGCGCCGAGCCCGGTCCAGGCTGCGCATCACCAAC ATCTCCGACAAGAACGACCGGGTGGTGGAGTGCCAGCTGCAGACCTACAACAACAAGATGGTGACCTTCAAGTTTGACCTGGATGGGGACAACCCAGAGGAAATCGCGGCTGTCATG gtCCACAACGAGTTCATCCTCAAGTCGGAACGGGATGGCTTCGTCCACCGCATCCGGGACATTATCCATCGCGTGGAGACCCTGCTCCGCAAGGACGGGCATGGTGCCACTGAGCTGCCCGAGAGCCCCGAGGCCGAGCGTGGTGTGGGCAGCCCT GCGgacctgcagctgcaggagctctCACGCTTCATCTCCTCCTCGTCCTCGCTCAGCG ACCTGGGCTGCACCAGTCCCAGCCTCTCGGTCCAGTCCCCCGTCCTGCCGTCGCTGAGCAGCTCCCTGTCAGAGAACGACCTCGCCAGCCCCACGGAGCCGCCGGCAGCCCCAGCCG GCTCTGTGCAGACCTGGCCCCCCGTCTCGACGGCTCCCTCCTGGCTGACGGCATCGCCAGCGTTCCCACAGACCCCCCCAAGCACCCCGGGGGGGCCCGTCCCACTGGCTGTGCCCCAAGCCCTCATGTCCCCGCTGCCACTCCCcgtgtcccctgtccccagtgAGCCCAGCAGCCCCCTGAACCCCCCCGTGACCAGCACGCCCTGGTCCCCCACGGCCCCCTTCCTGTCCCTGGCCAACGTCTTCTCCCTGGCAGTGATGAGCGTGGCCCACACGCTGCTGCCCGCCGTCTCCTCCATCGCCAGCTCGGGTGGGCACCTCTACCCCCCGCTGCTGCCGCGGCCGCAGAGCCTCGTCCTGGGGCCCCCGCGCTTCGTCTACCCTGACCCTGCCAGCATGGCCAAGCCAGCCCCGGCCTGCGGTGGGACCCTGGAGTCAGCGGGGGCTGATGTCCCCGCCGCTGGGGGGGCCGTGCCAGTCCCTTCCCTGGCACCGGCCCCACCGTGCCCCACAGGCAGCGAGGCCACGGGGAGTCCCCTGCCATCGCTGAGCACCTCCACGCCGGGGAGCCCGGAGGGCGGCACG GTGCTGCCCGGCTCCCCCAGGCCCAGCCACCCGCTCATCGTCTCGGAGTCGCCTGCCCCTGGCACACCCAAGGCCCGGCTCTCGCCCATCACAGAAG AAGCCAAGCCCCAGATCCTGGGCCGGTTCCAGGTGACGCCGACCAAAGACCCATCGGTGACCTCCCCAGTGTCAGGCAGCAGCGAGGGCGAGCAGCGTGACGCAGAGCCAGTAGCAAGTGGCTCCCCCCTGCCCGTGGCCCAGGATGCAGGGGACAGCTCAAGCAGCGACTCAGACTCGGctctggagctggtggagcaggACCCCGAGGCCAAGGAGGCGCTGGCCGAGGGCACGGTGCCACCGGCGGAGAGCGACCGGGAAGGCCCTGGGGAGGAGGGCGCGGAGAGCGCGCCACAGGCGGTGCTGAGCCAAGTGTGGCTGAACTACTCCCGCAGCTTGTCCTACCTGAGCAGCGACGACACCGAGAGTGAGGACGAGGAGATCtgggaggagctgcagcacctGCGCCAGAA GCACCTGGCCGAggtgcagctgctgcagagtgCCCAGAAGAAGGAGATCGAGGAGCTGTACCTGCGGATGGGGAAGCAGCCGCCGCTGGGCATCGTCTCCCCCGCCGCCATGCTCTCCAGCCGCCAGCGCCGCCTCTCCAAAGGCAGCTTCAACCCGTCCCGCCGCAACAGCCTGCAGCGCCTGGAGCTGGCGCAGCCCTCAG CCATCATGCGCCGTAACTCGCTGAGCGGCAGCAGCACGGGCTCGCAGGAGCAGCGGCTGAGCAAGGGGGTGACCTTCGCCGACGACTTTGGCCGGATG TAG